One Vibrio neonatus genomic window carries:
- a CDS encoding YhgN family NAAT transporter — protein sequence MDTISAAVMLFLIMDPMGNLPIFSSLLKHVDKKRRRIVLIRELVIALLVMLLFLFAGDNILTFLSLNKEAVSISGAIILFLISLKMIFPPEGGLGASLGAGEEPLIVPLAIPLMAGPSIIATLILLAHKDPTRMFDWSLALVAAWLASAVILMFSELFERIVGEKGLQAVERLMGMLLLMIAVQMFLNGIESYLH from the coding sequence ATGGATACTATATCTGCTGCGGTCATGCTTTTTCTTATCATGGACCCTATGGGTAATTTGCCTATTTTTAGCTCTTTATTAAAACACGTTGATAAAAAACGACGTCGCATTGTTTTAATTCGCGAGTTGGTGATTGCTTTATTAGTGATGCTGTTGTTCCTGTTTGCAGGTGACAATATATTGACCTTCTTAAGTTTAAATAAAGAAGCGGTCTCTATTTCTGGCGCTATCATTTTATTTTTAATCAGTTTGAAAATGATCTTTCCACCAGAAGGCGGACTTGGCGCGAGTTTAGGTGCGGGTGAAGAGCCTCTTATCGTACCTTTGGCTATTCCTTTGATGGCTGGCCCTTCTATTATTGCGACTTTAATCTTACTGGCGCATAAAGATCCAACTCGTATGTTTGATTGGTCATTGGCTTTGGTTGCAGCTTGGCTAGCTTCTGCGGTAATTCTTATGTTCTCTGAATTGTTTGAACGTATTGTCGGTGAGAAAGGCCTGCAAGCGGTAGAACGTTTAATGGGGATGTTGCTGCTAATGATTGCGGTACAAATGTTCTTAAATGGCATCGAAAGCTATCTGCACTAA
- a CDS encoding Flp family type IVb pilin, which translates to MFELFKRFLADQQGVTAIEYGMMGVALAGALALIMGNQESGFIAALSSLYGSILIAIQSA; encoded by the coding sequence ATGTTTGAATTATTTAAACGATTCCTAGCAGACCAACAAGGTGTAACTGCCATCGAATATGGAATGATGGGAGTTGCACTCGCTGGCGCACTTGCTCTGATTATGGGCAATCAAGAAAGTGGCTTTATTGCTGCTCTTTCTTCACTTTACGGTAGCATTCTCATCGCAATTCAATCTGCATAA
- a CDS encoding DUF4344 domain-containing metallopeptidase — protein MLRTALVGLLFVTSSVLASESVELKYQSPKGEDEQAAYQLIVESGINQQFSALVEEVFPFNNAMTLVYGGDEGPLYDPSIHTLFIPYSFILEAQHYFSQNMPADEVNQGVLDTLMHTLLHEAGHALVADIEIPILGREEDAVDNLATIIMLEYLKNGAQAAINAADMFSYESEEGSEYYDFGEYVGDHSFDLQRYFSTLCLVYGRDPKAHEDLLNEVEGDYLAEQKEVCEENYQQLRVNWHQYLKEDKN, from the coding sequence ATGCTAAGGACAGCATTGGTTGGATTGCTTTTTGTTACGTCTTCTGTGTTGGCGAGTGAGTCGGTTGAGCTTAAGTATCAATCACCGAAGGGGGAGGATGAGCAAGCGGCTTACCAGTTGATTGTAGAGAGCGGCATTAACCAACAATTTTCTGCGTTGGTGGAAGAGGTGTTTCCTTTTAATAATGCTATGACGCTGGTTTATGGTGGTGATGAAGGCCCGCTGTATGATCCTAGTATCCATACTTTATTTATCCCTTATAGCTTTATCCTTGAAGCGCAGCACTACTTTTCTCAAAACATGCCAGCAGATGAAGTTAATCAAGGCGTGTTAGATACTTTGATGCATACCTTATTGCATGAAGCTGGGCACGCTCTTGTTGCCGATATTGAAATCCCTATTCTTGGGCGAGAAGAAGATGCGGTTGATAACCTTGCGACTATTATCATGCTTGAGTATTTAAAGAATGGCGCACAAGCGGCTATTAATGCGGCGGATATGTTTAGCTATGAATCCGAAGAGGGGAGTGAATATTATGATTTTGGTGAGTATGTTGGTGATCACAGCTTTGATTTACAGCGTTACTTTTCCACGCTTTGTTTAGTTTATGGCCGTGATCCTAAAGCGCATGAAGATTTATTAAATGAGGTTGAAGGCGATTATCTTGCTGAGCAAAAAGAGGTGTGTGAAGAAAACTATCAGCAATTGAGAGTTAATTGGCATCAGTATTTAAAGGAAGATAAAAATTAA
- a CDS encoding ParE family toxin-like protein: protein MNRQKIIVVDGVTIQVSTPKGQPRVVTMAKSMVSRIRTNDIQRGMRPKVLQKNKNWLSYRINRKYRLLVERTCRNTGPYYCMSRTEFDYWISTL from the coding sequence ATGAATCGTCAAAAAATAATAGTGGTCGATGGAGTGACGATTCAAGTCAGTACGCCTAAAGGGCAGCCTAGAGTAGTAACTATGGCTAAGAGTATGGTTTCGAGAATAAGAACGAATGATATTCAGAGGGGTATGAGGCCAAAGGTGCTGCAAAAAAATAAAAATTGGTTGAGCTACCGTATTAATCGAAAATATCGTCTATTGGTTGAGCGAACGTGCAGGAACACAGGCCCTTACTATTGTATGAGTCGTACTGAATTTGACTATTGGATTAGTACTTTATGA
- a CDS encoding type II and III secretion system protein family protein, producing the protein MLNKWCSKLILVLCFVSTQAFAYLIPLNDARSVRTKQQIGTVFMSQPTIADYKVINERQIVVFGSSLGQTRLMIYDIDGRLVVSRVVEVTQPLNKVRDEIKKRYPELDIEVVSMGSKVAVNGFVFTEKQRDGIYALVASMLDKQPVARFPTTDAPLTMADPQTEFYRNNTYDGLIEGLEMSSPFQVNVRTTIAAVGSEFRETVGIDWTSGGSPGVFTFPDLTASDISATITALANDNLGEVLAEPNLTVLSGQEASFLVGGEIPMITSDTNGTTISFKEFGIGLDIAAKVHNEQEIRLRVQPSVSVVEQIYKTTTAEVPQLATRKANTTIQIADGQTFMIGGLMNTEDIESLQKIPLLGDIPLFGALFSKATTNRKTTEVVIIATVNLVKPTKANELVIPRIHKTNTLSRWMGMSKEFAEQDQQDSNLIELLNSGGFAQ; encoded by the coding sequence ATGCTTAATAAATGGTGTAGCAAACTGATATTGGTGCTTTGCTTTGTTTCAACGCAAGCGTTCGCCTATTTGATTCCGCTGAATGACGCTCGCTCAGTGCGTACTAAACAGCAAATCGGCACGGTTTTTATGAGCCAACCGACGATTGCGGATTATAAGGTAATCAACGAGCGTCAAATTGTAGTGTTTGGCAGTTCCCTCGGTCAGACACGTTTGATGATTTACGATATCGATGGCCGCCTTGTAGTCTCAAGAGTGGTTGAAGTCACCCAGCCCCTCAATAAAGTTCGTGATGAAATTAAGAAGCGCTATCCAGAACTGGATATCGAAGTGGTCTCTATGGGCTCTAAAGTTGCGGTGAATGGGTTCGTATTTACCGAGAAACAGCGCGACGGCATTTATGCGTTAGTTGCTAGCATGCTCGATAAACAGCCAGTGGCACGTTTTCCCACTACTGATGCGCCTTTGACAATGGCCGATCCTCAAACTGAGTTTTATCGAAACAATACTTATGATGGCTTGATTGAAGGCTTAGAAATGAGCTCTCCGTTTCAGGTCAATGTACGTACTACCATTGCCGCTGTAGGCAGTGAGTTTCGTGAAACAGTCGGCATTGATTGGACTTCTGGCGGATCTCCCGGCGTATTTACTTTCCCCGACCTTACTGCTTCAGATATCTCCGCCACCATTACTGCATTAGCTAATGATAATTTAGGTGAAGTATTGGCGGAGCCAAATCTAACGGTACTCTCTGGTCAAGAAGCCTCTTTTTTGGTTGGTGGTGAAATCCCTATGATCACCTCAGATACCAATGGTACAACCATCAGTTTTAAAGAGTTTGGTATTGGCTTAGATATTGCGGCAAAAGTGCATAACGAGCAGGAAATACGCTTGCGCGTACAGCCAAGTGTCAGTGTGGTAGAGCAAATCTACAAAACGACCACAGCAGAAGTACCTCAATTGGCAACCCGGAAAGCCAACACCACGATTCAAATCGCTGATGGTCAAACCTTTATGATTGGTGGTTTGATGAATACCGAAGACATTGAATCATTACAGAAAATCCCTTTATTGGGCGATATCCCGCTGTTTGGCGCTTTATTTAGTAAAGCGACCACTAATAGAAAAACCACCGAAGTGGTTATTATCGCCACAGTGAATTTGGTTAAGCCGACCAAAGCGAATGAATTGGTTATTCCTAGAATCCATAAAACCAACACCTTAAGCCGTTGGATGGGTATGAGTAAAGAATTTGCTGAGCAAGATCAACAAGACTCTAATTTGATAGAGCTTCTTAATAGCGGAGGTTTTGCACAATGA
- a CDS encoding alkene reductase: MSSALFQPIQLGNLTLKNRIVMPPMTRSRASQPGDVANDMMATYYAQRAQAGLIISEGTQISPMGKGYAWTPGIYSPEQIAGWKKVTDAVHAQGGAMFAQLWHVGRVTHPDNIGGEQPVSSSAIKAENVKVFIDNGTDEPGFVDVVEPREMTTSDIKAVVKEFHQAALNALEAGFDGVELHAANGYLINQFIDSESNNRTDEYGGSLENRLRFLDEVVATLVDAIGAERVGVRLAPLTTLNGTVDANPEHTYTEAAKLLDSHNITYLHIAEVDWDDAPDTPKEFKIALRKAFKNTLIYAGRYKAESGDAAIAEGLADMIGFGRPFIANPDLPQRIKTGAQWAQHDPNTLFGGDEKGLTDYPTLSE, translated from the coding sequence ATGAGTTCAGCACTATTTCAACCTATCCAACTTGGCAACCTTACCTTAAAAAACCGTATTGTTATGCCTCCTATGACTCGCTCTAGAGCCTCACAACCGGGCGATGTGGCCAATGATATGATGGCAACCTACTACGCTCAGCGAGCGCAAGCAGGGCTTATTATCTCTGAAGGTACACAAATCTCGCCTATGGGCAAAGGCTATGCTTGGACTCCGGGTATTTATAGTCCTGAACAGATCGCTGGTTGGAAGAAAGTAACGGATGCCGTGCACGCACAAGGCGGCGCTATGTTCGCTCAGCTTTGGCATGTAGGCCGTGTTACTCACCCTGACAACATCGGTGGCGAGCAACCTGTTTCTTCTTCTGCCATCAAAGCGGAAAACGTCAAAGTATTTATCGACAACGGCACTGATGAACCGGGTTTTGTTGATGTGGTTGAACCTCGTGAAATGACCACCAGCGACATTAAAGCTGTGGTTAAAGAGTTCCATCAAGCGGCATTAAACGCACTTGAAGCAGGCTTTGATGGCGTTGAGTTACACGCAGCAAATGGCTACCTTATCAATCAGTTCATCGATTCAGAATCCAATAACCGCACAGATGAATACGGTGGCAGCCTTGAAAATCGTCTACGTTTTCTTGATGAAGTGGTGGCAACTCTTGTTGATGCTATTGGCGCAGAGCGCGTTGGTGTGCGTCTTGCGCCGCTAACAACTCTAAACGGCACCGTGGATGCAAACCCTGAGCATACTTACACAGAAGCGGCAAAATTGCTCGACTCACACAATATCACTTATCTGCATATTGCTGAAGTTGACTGGGATGATGCTCCTGACACGCCAAAAGAATTTAAAATTGCGCTACGTAAAGCATTTAAAAATACTCTAATTTACGCTGGCCGCTATAAAGCCGAAAGTGGTGATGCAGCCATTGCAGAAGGTCTGGCCGATATGATTGGTTTTGGTCGACCATTTATTGCTAACCCTGATCTTCCGCAGCGCATCAAAACTGGCGCGCAGTGGGCACAGCACGATCCAAATACCCTGTTTGGCGGCGATGAGAAAGGCTTAACGGACTACCCTACTCTTAGCGAGTAA
- a CDS encoding RcpC/CpaB family pilus assembly protein, with translation MSSRVIFFLSFICISIGLFALFQNVNSRAEAQAKRQAQTQVVEKKEIKFAVWRSKEQIMRGRVVSENQLDRIILSEKEANAIGVNRDVELKLEQDSRANNLIEKGEYVFPEMFTAPDKPGYLDLLASEGMILYPLPISTINLINNYIRPGDMIDIISVSSPLTNLADTGARITQFQGVKARTIKRGVRVLAFEQNPVDSKEQSKQSGNSLSPRVSASGNSKTTVVIEIEPNFVSRLSLAQRTMHLEIYRSQSTGEIPPANMSDVIENYQGIRELRGAETQTTNVEVY, from the coding sequence ATGAGTTCACGTGTTATTTTTTTTCTGTCTTTTATATGCATATCCATTGGTTTATTTGCATTATTTCAAAATGTTAATTCGAGAGCTGAAGCACAAGCTAAAAGACAGGCTCAAACTCAGGTAGTAGAAAAAAAGGAAATAAAATTTGCTGTTTGGCGTAGCAAAGAGCAAATAATGCGAGGTCGAGTTGTAAGCGAAAACCAGTTAGACCGAATTATTTTATCAGAGAAAGAGGCTAACGCTATCGGTGTAAATCGCGATGTTGAGCTTAAATTAGAGCAAGATAGTAGGGCGAACAATCTAATTGAAAAAGGAGAATATGTATTCCCTGAGATGTTTACTGCTCCAGATAAGCCCGGTTATTTAGACCTTTTAGCTTCTGAAGGAATGATTCTATACCCACTTCCTATTTCCACTATAAATTTAATTAATAACTATATTCGTCCTGGCGATATGATTGACATCATTTCTGTAAGCTCACCATTGACTAATTTAGCAGATACAGGCGCACGTATTACTCAATTTCAGGGGGTAAAAGCTCGCACCATTAAACGTGGCGTACGAGTACTTGCTTTTGAACAAAACCCCGTTGATTCAAAAGAACAGTCTAAACAAAGTGGTAACTCGTTAAGCCCAAGAGTTTCCGCCTCAGGAAATTCAAAAACCACTGTTGTCATTGAAATAGAACCTAATTTCGTTTCTCGCCTTTCGTTAGCTCAGCGAACCATGCACTTGGAAATCTACCGGTCGCAATCAACAGGAGAAATTCCTCCTGCAAATATGAGTGATGTGATTGAAAACTACCAAGGCATTCGAGAGTTGCGCGGCGCAGAAACTCAGACCACCAATGTAGAGGTTTACTAA
- a CDS encoding Flp family type IVb pilin: MFKTFLTRFIKDERGVTAIEYGLIAIAIAVVVGAAMTNVGDNVKTIFDAIAAAISTAAT, from the coding sequence ATGTTTAAAACTTTTTTGACTCGTTTTATTAAAGATGAACGCGGTGTTACTGCGATTGAGTATGGTCTGATTGCTATTGCTATTGCAGTTGTAGTTGGTGCTGCAATGACAAATGTTGGTGACAATGTTAAGACAATATTTGACGCAATAGCCGCAGCCATTAGTACTGCAGCAACCTAA
- a CDS encoding viperin family antiviral radical SAM protein: protein MNQANQLVINYHITEKCNYDCHYCYAKWAKPNELHRNLDDMKAVLRKLAQYFFSSNPIWQELRYDSVRLNFAGGEPLLLKQRFIDALDYAVELGFKTSIITNGHLIDDQFIAEHSQKLQLLGISYDSSHFETQQQIGRVTPKSQNLSSERLQSIFQKVRHYSPTTELKINTVVNQFNHQEDFTSLIGDLQPDKWKVLRVLPVFDSIQTISNQDFDAFVERHQLVADVMSVENNDSMTNSYLMLSPDGAFFQNGNDAQGYFKSSPLLSSNVEVALAETGFNAAKFAQRYELVAV, encoded by the coding sequence ATGAACCAAGCAAATCAGTTAGTTATCAATTATCACATCACCGAAAAATGCAATTACGATTGCCATTATTGTTACGCAAAATGGGCGAAACCCAACGAACTGCATCGCAACTTAGATGACATGAAGGCGGTACTGAGAAAGTTAGCGCAATACTTCTTCTCATCGAACCCTATCTGGCAAGAACTGCGGTATGACAGTGTCAGGCTTAATTTTGCTGGTGGAGAACCTTTACTTTTAAAACAACGCTTTATTGATGCACTTGATTACGCTGTTGAACTTGGTTTTAAGACATCCATCATCACCAATGGTCATTTAATTGACGATCAATTTATTGCCGAACACAGCCAAAAACTCCAATTGTTAGGTATTAGCTATGATTCATCTCATTTTGAGACGCAGCAACAAATTGGTCGAGTTACCCCTAAGAGTCAAAACTTATCTTCAGAGCGTTTACAGTCCATCTTTCAAAAAGTGAGGCATTACTCGCCCACGACCGAGTTGAAAATCAATACAGTAGTGAATCAATTTAATCACCAAGAAGATTTCACAAGCTTAATTGGTGATCTTCAACCCGACAAGTGGAAGGTGTTGCGCGTTCTGCCTGTCTTCGACTCTATCCAAACCATTAGCAATCAAGATTTTGATGCCTTTGTTGAACGTCATCAGTTGGTGGCGGATGTCATGTCGGTCGAAAATAATGATTCAATGACCAATTCGTATCTGATGCTAAGTCCTGACGGCGCGTTTTTCCAAAATGGAAATGATGCACAAGGTTATTTTAAAAGCAGTCCTTTACTTAGTAGCAACGTTGAGGTGGCATTGGCAGAGACAGGGTTTAATGCTGCGAAATTTGCCCAGCGTTATGAATTGGTGGCGGTATGA
- a CDS encoding polysaccharide lyase family 7 protein → MFNCKLKALTLILGLSCSALASAALNPQKPPSENFDLSKWMLNVPMEDTKPERKGQVMEVSVQQLNKGYTQSDWFYTDKKTGAMVFVAPNKAMTTPNSKNARSELHAMLDPTEGINEFKPSANFVLSSHDNAQNYGAVGGKLSAVLSVDHVSTSGDHRNNDSFSVVIGQIHSKDNEPLKIFYRKLPDQEYGSVYWNYENNATGVNKSKRLDISHDVFGKSKIRYGQPTPTDGIKLGEKFAYSIDVVGEEMHLVFTKNLDSAKPIKKTFVMNIAKGHYLGNTYDEGYAQSVLHFKAGVYNQCNVGPVGCKNNGIAAGDYAQASFYKLDLEQ, encoded by the coding sequence ATGTTCAACTGTAAATTAAAAGCACTTACTCTCATTCTTGGCTTATCTTGCTCTGCATTGGCATCAGCGGCGTTAAATCCACAAAAGCCACCATCAGAAAATTTTGATTTATCAAAATGGATGTTGAACGTTCCTATGGAAGATACTAAGCCTGAACGTAAAGGTCAGGTAATGGAAGTCTCTGTGCAGCAGTTAAATAAAGGTTATACGCAATCAGATTGGTTTTATACGGACAAGAAAACCGGCGCTATGGTTTTTGTTGCGCCAAACAAAGCGATGACGACGCCTAATTCAAAAAATGCACGTTCTGAATTACATGCAATGCTAGATCCAACCGAAGGTATTAACGAATTTAAACCTAGTGCCAACTTTGTGCTTTCAAGTCATGACAATGCTCAAAACTATGGCGCAGTGGGTGGAAAACTGAGTGCTGTCCTTTCTGTTGACCATGTCAGTACCAGTGGCGATCACCGTAACAACGATTCATTTAGTGTGGTAATTGGTCAGATTCATTCAAAAGATAACGAACCACTGAAAATTTTCTATCGTAAATTACCGGATCAAGAGTATGGTTCGGTTTATTGGAATTACGAGAACAATGCTACTGGCGTAAATAAATCAAAACGTCTTGATATATCACATGATGTGTTCGGTAAATCAAAAATTCGTTACGGTCAACCAACACCGACTGATGGCATTAAACTAGGCGAAAAATTTGCTTATAGCATTGATGTAGTAGGTGAAGAAATGCACCTAGTGTTTACTAAAAATCTAGATTCCGCTAAACCGATTAAAAAAACATTTGTCATGAATATTGCGAAAGGCCACTACCTTGGCAACACTTATGACGAAGGTTATGCGCAATCTGTATTGCATTTCAAAGCAGGTGTATATAATCAATGTAATGTGGGCCCTGTTGGTTGTAAAAATAACGGCATAGCTGCAGGCGACTACGCGCAAGCTAGCTTTTATAAACTGGACTTAGAACAGTAA
- the dcuC gene encoding anaerobic C4-dicarboxylate transporter DcuC produces MLELLIGLIITIIVGYFIIKGYRAAGVLLTAGISLLLITGFLGHTVLPAKVASTGNTFTDALEFVKYMLQYRGGGLGLQIMLLCGFASYMTHIGANNVVVKQFSKPLSVIKSPYILLVAAYIVACLMSLAVSSATGLGVLLMATLFPMMTAMGISRPAAVAVCASPAAIILSPTSGDVVVAAAKSNMPLDIFAFNTVLPVSFCAIIVMAAAAFFWNKYLDKKENTPMEKVDLSEMKVEAPAFYALLPFLPIFGVFVFNGRTIPGLSLDIYTIVVLSIFIGALVHYVTKRFDGKQALEDLESCYAGMADAFKGVVMLLVAAGVFAQGLMSIGAIDHLIHLADHAGAGAVALMLLLTGLTVAAAIATGSGNAPFYAFVELAPALAAKMGVNPAFLIIPMLQASNLGRTISPVSGVIVATSGMGKISPFEVVKRTSVPVLCGLATVIIGTIYLVPMTL; encoded by the coding sequence ATGCTCGAATTGCTTATTGGACTAATAATCACCATTATTGTTGGTTATTTTATAATCAAAGGATATCGCGCGGCAGGTGTATTGCTCACCGCTGGTATATCTCTACTGTTAATCACCGGTTTCTTAGGGCACACCGTATTACCGGCTAAAGTTGCATCTACTGGGAATACTTTTACTGACGCTCTAGAGTTTGTGAAATATATGCTTCAGTACCGAGGTGGCGGCTTAGGTCTACAAATTATGCTGTTGTGTGGTTTTGCTTCTTACATGACTCATATTGGCGCCAACAATGTGGTAGTGAAACAGTTTTCTAAGCCTCTTTCTGTCATCAAATCGCCTTACATTTTGTTAGTTGCCGCTTATATTGTGGCGTGTTTAATGTCATTGGCAGTGAGCTCGGCGACTGGACTAGGTGTGCTATTAATGGCTACTTTATTCCCTATGATGACAGCGATGGGGATCTCTCGCCCTGCGGCAGTCGCCGTGTGTGCATCACCAGCGGCAATCATCTTATCGCCAACTTCCGGTGACGTAGTTGTAGCAGCGGCTAAATCGAATATGCCTTTAGACATATTTGCATTTAATACGGTATTGCCTGTTTCGTTTTGCGCCATCATCGTGATGGCAGCTGCGGCATTCTTCTGGAATAAATATCTGGATAAAAAAGAGAATACGCCAATGGAAAAAGTCGACCTTTCAGAGATGAAAGTGGAGGCTCCAGCGTTCTATGCACTATTACCGTTCTTGCCTATCTTTGGTGTGTTCGTCTTTAACGGTCGCACTATCCCTGGCTTGTCACTGGATATTTATACTATCGTAGTGCTGTCTATCTTTATTGGCGCTTTGGTTCACTATGTCACTAAACGCTTTGATGGCAAGCAAGCTTTGGAAGATCTTGAATCATGCTATGCGGGTATGGCGGATGCATTCAAAGGCGTGGTTATGCTTTTGGTTGCGGCAGGCGTATTTGCGCAAGGCTTAATGTCTATCGGCGCTATTGATCACTTAATTCACCTAGCCGACCACGCAGGTGCAGGCGCAGTGGCATTGATGTTATTGCTAACCGGTCTAACTGTTGCGGCGGCTATTGCGACGGGTTCTGGTAATGCACCTTTCTACGCGTTTGTTGAACTTGCGCCAGCGTTAGCTGCAAAAATGGGCGTAAACCCTGCGTTTCTTATCATTCCAATGCTACAAGCGTCTAACTTAGGTCGCACAATTTCACCAGTCTCTGGTGTTATCGTAGCAACTTCTGGGATGGGTAAAATCAGCCCATTTGAAGTGGTAAAACGTACCAGTGTTCCTGTTTTATGTGGCTTAGCGACCGTAATTATCGGCACTATTTACCTAGTTCCAATGACGCTTTAA
- a CDS encoding prepilin peptidase: MIVAYITINLYIVFSDIRFRVIDNYSIILLLITNLVISGEWMLFSEMIKSIFICSIFGSLLFSMRFWAGGDSKLIIALAPLFPFYLLDEILYLIILFGGILSLIYWIKYRLIFIEKKDRGVPYGVAILAGSNIYLYGILSGLIIV, translated from the coding sequence TTGATAGTCGCTTATATAACAATAAATCTATATATAGTTTTTTCTGATATTAGATTCCGAGTGATTGATAACTATTCGATTATTTTGCTATTAATTACTAATTTAGTTATTAGCGGAGAATGGATGTTATTTAGTGAAATGATTAAGTCAATATTCATTTGCTCGATATTTGGTAGTTTATTGTTTAGTATGCGATTTTGGGCAGGTGGTGATAGTAAACTTATTATTGCTCTTGCCCCTTTATTTCCATTTTATCTGTTAGATGAAATATTATATTTAATAATATTGTTTGGTGGAATTTTATCTTTGATATATTGGATTAAATATCGACTGATTTTTATTGAAAAAAAAGATAGAGGTGTTCCCTATGGCGTAGCAATATTAGCCGGGTCTAATATATACCTTTATGGAATATTGAGTGGTTTAATTATTGTCTAG
- a CDS encoding M20 family metallopeptidase has translation MTTSVNIETYIEQLASLVNIDCGSHNPQGIAKVADILTPMFESIGFHVQRHTVHEDAGPCLEITNKPNAQHYDVMLCGHMDTVFPDGTVAKRPLTHDDEKIYGPGVTDMKSGILSAWYALQMISDEQKQKLAIVVALNSDEEIGSRYSRSWVESLAVKSTQVLVCEASRANGNLIRSRKGNAKYELTFNGVASHAGSALQDGVSAIYELSHWSLAIKDMVNLETGTTMNVGTIKGGVAVNVVPDFAQAIVDLRFWNNEEAQAIHTKLEQMAQSPFEEGASVEVKRLGFKPAMIPTDATEELIALVSAEADKLNLVYAWENAGGGSDGNFTANMGIPTLDGFGPSGAGLHSAKEYLLINTIAPRLQLLVNVLNQL, from the coding sequence ATGACAACTTCTGTAAATATAGAGACTTATATCGAGCAACTGGCAAGCTTAGTGAACATCGATTGTGGCAGTCATAACCCACAAGGGATCGCTAAGGTTGCTGATATTTTAACGCCAATGTTTGAAAGCATTGGCTTTCATGTACAAAGACATACCGTACATGAAGACGCAGGTCCTTGTTTAGAAATTACCAATAAACCCAATGCGCAGCATTACGATGTCATGTTGTGTGGACATATGGATACGGTATTTCCTGATGGCACAGTTGCGAAGCGTCCTTTAACCCATGATGATGAAAAGATTTATGGGCCGGGTGTGACGGATATGAAGTCAGGTATTTTGAGTGCATGGTATGCATTGCAGATGATATCTGATGAGCAAAAACAAAAGCTCGCTATTGTGGTGGCATTAAACAGTGATGAGGAAATTGGCTCTCGTTATTCGCGTTCTTGGGTGGAATCATTAGCGGTCAAAAGCACGCAAGTATTGGTGTGTGAAGCTTCTCGCGCCAATGGTAATTTGATTCGCTCTCGTAAAGGAAATGCTAAATATGAGCTGACCTTTAATGGTGTGGCTTCACATGCAGGCTCTGCATTGCAAGATGGCGTATCGGCGATTTATGAGTTGAGTCATTGGTCATTGGCGATTAAAGATATGGTCAATCTTGAAACGGGTACCACCATGAACGTAGGTACCATCAAAGGTGGAGTTGCTGTAAATGTGGTGCCTGACTTTGCGCAAGCCATTGTCGATTTGCGTTTTTGGAACAACGAAGAAGCGCAAGCAATTCATACCAAGCTAGAGCAAATGGCGCAATCGCCGTTTGAAGAGGGTGCAAGCGTAGAAGTAAAACGTTTGGGCTTTAAGCCTGCGATGATTCCAACCGATGCAACGGAAGAGCTGATTGCTTTGGTGAGCGCTGAGGCCGATAAATTAAACCTAGTGTATGCATGGGAAAATGCAGGCGGTGGATCAGACGGTAACTTTACCGCAAATATGGGCATCCCTACATTAGACGGTTTTGGGCCATCAGGTGCAGGGCTTCATTCGGCTAAAGAATATCTGTTGATCAATACTATTGCGCCACGTCTGCAATTATTGGTGAATGTGCTTAATCAGCTTTAA